Sequence from the Neptunomonas japonica JAMM 1380 genome:
AGCAGGCAAAAGCGACAACCCCATCTGCCAACCACCACTGCAGCGCATTTATTACCAGCACACCCCACGCAGAAGATGGCTTTGGTTACAGTGATGATGGCGAGCCTTCCGGCACGGCAGGCAAGCCGATGTTTAATGTCCTGCAAGGTAATAATGTGGGCGAAGCCTGTGTAATCGTCACACGCTTTTTTGGTGGTATAAAACTGGGCACCGGCGGCTTAGTACGCGCTTACTCCACCAGCGTAAAAGAAGCGATAGCACAGGCACAATTTGAAGAAGTTCACCCTAGAGCGACCGTAGAACTAACCTACCCTTATACGCTTTCATCAACAGTGGATGCCATATTGCATAGCTTTGATACACAAATAATCGACAGCCAATATGCGGAATCCGTAACACTTAAAATCAGCATAACGGCAACGGCGGTTCACGAGCTCACACAGCAAGTGCAAGAGCGTGGTAGAGGGTTGTTACAGATAGAGGCTGTTTAAATATATTTCATGTCCTACTAAAAGCTTTTATTCAAAGTTTTTCAGAAAGCCTTCACAACACTCTTTTTATTAGGCTTGCTGCACAGTAGAGATTAAAGATGATAATCAAGACTCCAAAAATAGAGTAGTAAATAACATATAAGTGATACATTATTTACGACTACAATAAATGGAAACCACCATGACCGATAAAATAAACGACGATGCTTTAATAGCTCTCAAAATCGCTTTTACCTATATGCCTAAAGCGATTGAAGTGACTAAATATGAATACGGTGATCGCTATGAAGCGGTGCTGGAGCATATTGAAAAAGTAAGAGAGGCGCTGCTGATCAACG
This genomic interval carries:
- a CDS encoding YigZ family protein; the protein is MADAFYLKPIAITETLYEIKKSRFYVSITPLSTIEAARSCIQQAKATTPSANHHCSAFITSTPHAEDGFGYSDDGEPSGTAGKPMFNVLQGNNVGEACVIVTRFFGGIKLGTGGLVRAYSTSVKEAIAQAQFEEVHPRATVELTYPYTLSSTVDAILHSFDTQIIDSQYAESVTLKISITATAVHELTQQVQERGRGLLQIEAV